The genomic interval TGAATTTCTTTGCTGAACAGCAAAACGGAAAAACTAATCAACTACCAAATAGGAGAATCTTCAAGAAGCTATATGCCATAAAGCACTGAATTGGTAAGATTCCACTCCATAGATAGAAACAGTCCCCAATACACTTGCACACAAAGGCACAATCACACATTTAACTCTTGTATCAGACCATTCAGGGTGTGTAACCACAGGATGCCAAACAGTACATTTAGGAGTACTATGAAAGCATCAAAATAAGGAAAGTTATGCCTAAATTCATAAACGAAAAATGAGTTGTGAGTTACTGTTTTCATTGTCTCGTCTAGGGTGGAGCAGATTGCAAATTTCATTCACCGCTCCTATGCCCAAGCAAATCTTCGTACTCATAGGCTGCATGGATTCAATTCAGCAAAGTGTACCTACAGTCCTAGACAAGGATAAGTTTGTCGGGGTCTGACTCAGATTTGGGTGTTCACACTTGTGAGGTACTTACTAGTCAGAATCAGACAGGTGTTGCCATGTCGGAATCCGACTCAGACACGATGTCCGATTTGGCAAAATAGTTTTGGGCCTGGGTTTCCAGGCGCCGCCTGGACCTCACCTTTTTACTTGGGCCACGGCCCCTTTACATCTACGTGGATCATGTCGGAAACAGTGGGCACCTGGATCAATTTGTCCAATCCACTATACCTGCAGGCCGACCCTTTTCGTTTTTATGGAAGGCAAACCCATGAACTAAAGAGGACTAGGGAACACTGCAAGTGGGGCTTGGGCTTCAAAGGAGATCTGCTAACACCATGCATCTGGAGGCTGGCCCAGGATTTGAATGCAAACCCAAGCTATTGGAACTCCCAAGGTCCCACGCCACCAAGAACACAATTTGGCGGGAAGTTGACTTGATGGAGAAAAATTTCAACAAGTCATATATTTTTAACTGCTTAGCAACTCTGGATTCATAGGTATTCGATTTTTCATTGTTACAGTtgtcaaattaaaattttaaaaaagaatgatGTATTCTATATTTGTTGCCTATGACTTCAAACATTAAAAAGCAAAATAAGCAATTTCACATATTAAAATCCAATTTGGGCTACTATTAATGTTCTGTTAAGCAAAAAGTAGTTGTTTATGTTAGTGGTTACGATTGGTTTGCTCTTTACACTCATGCTATAGCGACAAAGAAAATATCTAGTGAATATGTAACTTATCAagattaaatgaaaaaaagTACAGAGCATGGTGATTctgacttatatatatatgtatatcttcTAGTTCTTAGATTAATTGGTACTCTTAATAAATCATGGGCTGTGCCTTCTGCTGTCCAATCCTAACAGAACGTAGAATACAACCACAGCACTATCCATTATAATAAGAACAACCCTAAGTAGAACAAACTAAGTGACCTAACACAGACACAGAAACAGAAATCGCAAGCTGAGGATGCCCTCTGGAGATAATTAACTCTTTTGCAACCAGGAGATATGAACATGTATAGCAGATAAACAGAACAAATATTCTGAATATGCATCATCACAGCATAGACATCAAAACAAAACGCAAATTCCCACTCACAAATAAAGGTTATATGATTCACCCAACTAAAATTAACTGAAGGATTGCACAAAATCTCTAGATTCTCGTCATTGCCGGATATGGGGCAGGCAGAATGTAATGAAACTAATAAGCTACCACATCTGCATACCACGAACTCCCAGAGAAGAACCCTCCGTACAAAAAAAGGACTGGTTTTTCCCATACCAAACACTGATCAAACAGTAGATGGAGCAAGCTATTTACCCCTGGATGAGTAGCATGTGAGCCGATCTGCGTTCAGAACAGACTACTAGCATCAGATCATCAAGTCCCAACCTACTTTTGCCTAGACAGAGCATTACATCACAAAGGCTGCAACTTTCGTAGCCACCACATGGCACGTACAGATTCCCCCCCGAATCCAACCATAAAATCCCCCTCGCCGGAGCCCacagcgatcgatcgagagagaggaggataaaaaaaaatgaaaattgaggaagaggagagaaaacgCATAGCTTCTCGCGACAAGGGGAGACCTTGGAGAGGTCGAGGAGGGCGTTCTCCCGCAGCTCGGGGTCGCAGAGGTCGAGCACGAGCTGCTCCGCGGACGCCATCTTCCGGTCCTTGGCGgcccccggagccgccgccgccgacgacgacgacgaggaggcaccaggcgagggcggcgggggcgagggcgcggcgaaggaggcggcgccgatggAGAGCGACGGCGGCAGATTCGCCAtttcgcggaggcggcggcggcggcggagtggagaGGGGAGACAGGACAGGAGGAACCGAGCAAGGCCGAGAGAGTGTATATACGAGGAGACAAAGCCGGCTTTTTTACTAACTACACCCTCCACTAAAGTAGTTTTGTTGTTTTTAGAGGTACGTTTTAGACAAAATAATATGGAGTATTTTGTAGTAAGGATTGTAAAAATATTGTTACACTAAGTGTTTGGCTTAGGGTGTCAACAATGGCATGATGTTAGGGTATACGAGTAGGTGACACAAGTAAGAACTTTTACGCAAAGGGAAGTTTTGTTGTTTAGAGGGTACATTTTAGACAAAATAATATGGAGTATTTTGTAGTAAGGATtgtaaaatattattactaAGTGTTTGGCTTAGGGCATCAATAATGGCATGATGTTAGGGGGTTTGCGAACTTTTATGTAGAGGGAAgagcgagagagaaaaaagagtaCCTTCAAACAGCCTAGTAGATAGCttaatactccttccatctacttttgatagtcatatttccaaatctgaaaattttatttttgataggcatatttcaattcaacaacctatcatcttaatgactttctcggatttaatgcatgactctccattctttcacacatgattggctacatgggcattgagaaatgtaaatattaatgaatcgcttgtttacaaggaatgactagtagcatgtttaaattgatgataagtagaattacttatttttggtctgtgtgtcaagataaaatatgactatcaaaagtagatggagagagtaccatCTATACTCGTCTATAAAAATAaggttattaattatttaattttatttgaaatagtTCAATTGATTATTTGTCGTCTGAGTCGTATGTAGTCCCTTCATCCGCGATTGGTCATCATATTgctaaaaacaataaaaaaaaagatccatgTTTGATCGTCGCAAGACGTTGGGAGCTGGCAGAAATCAAGTGGAAGACGCTAATGATGCTTTTGTATGGTGTGTTGCGGAAATCAATTTGGGAGTAGTTCGTATGCATGGATTTTATGCGATCACAATAAATTGGCGCGACGCGCGGGCGAGGCCAATGCGCCATGCAGATCATGATGGCGTGCATGGATACGAAACGTCAACACACGTTGATCAATACTGATTAAGTGTCATGGGGGGTTGTATTGGTACCGGGGCACAAAGCAAATATGACAACCAATCAAAAAATGGAAGGtgtaatatgttttttatatataacgGACAATGGCCATTTAAACCATTtatgctagttttttttaagaaaaccgATCATACTTTTTAAAGCGACATGCTTGGTAGGTACTTTTTTCCTGGCTTATAAATTGAAAAATAGGCATAGCTGTACTTCTACTGGTAATCTTAGCAACATAACGCCCAATGcttaaaaggagaaaaagaaaaccttaaataaatttaaaagtaagTTATAATACTAAAATTTGGCCGTAACTGATAAGCCAACGAGGAGCTCTACGGGTAGACTTTACCTCTTGAGTTATATGGTTCTAGATTTTCACAATACTCAATCTAATTTAATCTCAAACAACTACAAAACACACATATTTACTCGACTTTGCTACCATAAAAAAACTTGTCGACCATTGAAGATTATTGCATCATTTTGATATAATATGTTTGCTGTTTTGGGCAAATACAATTTCATAGGACTGTAAAATTTTACATGGAAGGGTTCTTTTGTCAAACCTTAAAATCCAAGAAATATGGGGGGCCATAAGCCAGACTTGAATCAACAAAAATTAGGGTTTTCTAAACCTATACTAGTATAGTGTTTAATTTCATTTCAGTTACTAttgttatttttcctttttttttttatcttcccAAATACATCCCTCAAACTCAGCCCATCCATGTATACGAGCCCGTAAGTTTTCTACTCATGAATGGGCCACAATTTAGTAGAAAAGGGCCAAAAATTCAGGCCCACGATATTCTCAGATGCGGATATGCGGCCCAGCTGAGCAACCAGCCTCCGCCCCCCTAAACCCCAGGAGGcggcaccgccgcggcggcggcgctgagctCTGCTCCCCTCATCGGCGCATCCCCATCCGCTCTCAGATCACTGCGCGCTCGAAGCCTGAGATTTTCTTTAGCTCCTTAGCCGCGTGTTGCTGCTGGTGCCACGCGTCTTGATGTTTCTGTATGTAGCCGTAGAATCTTGATGCGGGTTGTGTAATGTTCGAAGATGGATCTAGGAGTATGGCCGGATATGATGCGATTGTTTCGTTGTGCTTTAGTTTAGAGAAATGGTGTATTTGTAGACGGTTGCTAGTATCAGTATGATTGAGAATGTAAACCTTTGATATCAAGCAACGTTATACCTACTGTGGCAATGTTCTTGCTTGTATTGCCATGTTTAATCGCGTAGTTTCTTTGTGTCGAATTATATGTAGCATAATTTGTGGAGGTTGGGTAAAGTGATCTTTGCGAACGTTTTGTACTGATGAATTTTCTGGGTTGAAAGATGGGCATGGTCTTACCCAAAATACCTGAGCAAAGGGCTACAGGTGTTCGCGGAGATTGGTTGTGCTTGCTTTGAAATCAATTGAACTGTAACCTGTTGAATGTCGATTGCGGTCTTGCAGATCATATGCATGGATGGTGCATTTGCATCCTGTGCTTTTAGCATGAATTCTAGGAAGGTAACTGCTGTGATTAGGATGTTGTAATTTCAACATTCTCTCCCAGTTTTCACTTTTCAGTGAACTGACATTTCATTTTCGCCTAATCAGGGAGGATATCCCAGCCCCAGTTCAGGTAGCTGCTCCAGTTCTTGGAGACAATGGAGAGCCCAGCTTGTGATGAAGAAGACGGGTGCTAAACTGCTCATGATGACCTTGTCAAGGGTCTCCGTGAGGCTTGCTAAAGCTTTTTTTTCGAACGGTCAAGCCATTGCCAACgttttatatactccctccgtcccataaaaattacatttatagctaatttagGATAAAACAGTAGGATTGGAAAATGATCACAATGGCCTTATTTAATGAACCCACTGCATGCACATATTCCATATATACAAATGATTAAAAGGAAGTTTGAGAGAATTAACCATATTATTAGCATGCTTAATTACATGCATTAGCAGCCCAAATTACATGCTTTAGCGCCAAATGGATTTGGCACCAAAAATTTGCTGCTCGCATTAGGAATCTTATCTAGATCAATCAATTTGCTGGCtctgaaagtgcattaatcctcctagtgggttttggtgattaatgacaaatgtggttaagggactaatgagctCATTGAGTAGctttcaggtgcattagtccaaggtgtagaagatggatgcttggagaccccccaaaaagtacaaaatcaaagcggaccggaactcgagaagtgcataggatagtttattttttgaaatcgagtttttaggaaaaaaccgtactattaagaggggttccaggtgatgctctgagatatatcaagtgctcttagtgtgaaccaagtgtcaagtttccctaggagtcCTTTTTTTGCAAATTCTCCATTTGTCCAAAATtgcaagtccggaacttcctgtcttccaggtccagaagttccggtcttgtgaaaaagattttcctaagtgtagtccggaagttccggtcttccaggtccggaacttcctgtctagtttcctgttcaaatttgtgagtaacggctagatgacgtcacctaccGATGAAAAATCTTTTTTGTGTAATTCCAAATGTGAAGCAAGTCTCTGTATCCGTTATACATATACAGCTCGTTTCCAGCTCGTTccttggccattccactttcacttttcgAACCTAGAGCtattgctagcctctcccaagtgtttcttgtCTTTTCCACTgaatctagagcctaattcttgtgtgaaagagagattgagagggagagaagaaaatttggagaggtgtgaagactaggatcttgggtgagcacttggaatatcttgtgggctgtcatctcgatgcttattactcttggagatgatctcctagacggttaggtgtcacCCGCGAGAATctgttgcatattgtggatgtcccgggtaagtttgtgaaggatttcctctcctccaaaagggaacgaggtaagttagtgaagttcttgtgctgagattctagaggctttccaagtagagcaacccacacTTGTGGTGGATTTCTAAAAGTAgattgagttggatcttggtggtcactcaattctagaaatttgcctaggggtgtttggggttgaaggctgtggatttcctctggggtttttgcacaagtgaggcaaggggttaatcgagacccagctcttggagctcctcaacggagagtaggatcacaagatccgaacttcgggaaaaaatcgctcttgtgatgtttctgtggatgattctgtgatatatcctctgcttagaatacctgtgcaccatcttgtgaagattggcttagtctcttgtttcgaaatttaaatttcataTCTGTTCTGTTACCCGAAAGTTCCTGTcttagaacaccggaagttctggagttccttaccaggaagttccgggtctgtttgaattttaccgctgcgatttgtttttaagttttcagggacagcctattcaccacccccccccccccccccgcctctAGTCTTCATCAGCGCGTTCAGGCTCCACATGGCTACAAATACAATTTTTGTAGGACAAAGCCTTGGAGCtagaaatatgatttttttaggacggaggtagtaaaaaaGAAGACGTTCcattttaaggagaaaacaaGACCAACCAGTTAATAGGCTTGCTAAAGCCACTTGGTCACTGTTCCTAGTACAAGAACTCTTGGCGAATGGGCTGGGTTTAGTACCTGCTTCTCTTCTTATTCCCAATATTTTAGGTCCTAAATATCAGCATGAGTGAGAATTTGGTTACATCTACATTAGCAAAGTTCTCTGTTGTGTCAGTTAATCCAGCGTGCATATCAGTGTAGTAATGTGTACATCTTATTGTAAAGGTGCAATATCTTGATTCTCAAAAATTTCCACTTGCTATATTTGATGCAGCTTTGCAAAATTGATTCATGTGTAAGGCTAGAGAGGTGGTCGGCTGCTCATGTGTCGTCGTGAAGGTAAAGTATCGATTCCGTTATTGTACAAAGGAGAATCTCATTCCGGTTATATAAAATCTAACATTTTCGTTTTGCTTTCCTCTAACCAGGACTATGGTGAAGGAATCAGAATGCTTTAACATCGGAATATGTCAAGTCACACTAGGGACAGTTCTCAAGTATCTGGAGTTTTCAAGATGCTTTTTGTCCCTCATTTAAATTTGTATGAAGTCCTGGAAATGATTagattatgaaaaattttcatcTCTGAGGATGCCAACTGAAGATCTTGTTTCTGGTGTTCTTGGCATCATGGTCTAATTACCAGAAATgaagatcaatataatttttctcGGTGTTATGCAAGCATAATCCCTTTCTACCGGCAAAAGTTACTACAACGAATCATTAAAATTGACTTTGCACGATCATTAAAATTTCATGCTTGAGCTTGCATGATCTATTGTGCTAAATTGTGTTCTGATATTGTGAGCACTACAATGTTGACAAATCCGTGTTGATCACTACAATGTTAACAATATCTGATGTACTGATATCTGATCACTATGTGTGTTTTCCCACATGTTCAGTTTCAGTTGGTTTGGTGTGTAAAACTGATTGCATATGGTCCGACTATAATTGACTGAAAGATACATTGATTTGGAAATCACAACGAGATCTGTAGTGAATCATCTCACATGAAGCAGCAAACTGCTGGAAATTTTGCATCGGTTGGCTAATACCTACCAGCCATCTCAAATTCTCTATGATATTTGATAtcttccctctgtcccaaaatatatcccttatattttgggacagaggatgccttatattctgggacgaaggaaatattatgggacggaggaaggaCATATGCAACTAGAATTCAGTTGTTTCAAACTGCATTATGTGCTAACAACGAATTCTTAATTTCTCATTCACCTGTTAAAAAAACAGCATCCAGAACAGCACAGCAGGTCAATCACTGAGCTGATTCGCATAGACTGAAGCTTATTTAACAGGTCGAAACCAGATACAACTGATTGTAGTCATAGCTCAAAGCACACCATCATATTGGATCAGTACATACAAAGCGTGCGTATTGACACCGTCTAATTGGATTAGTACATTCGAAGTGGATAAGTAGGCTTTGGTTCACCAGTCCATGCCTAAATTCCTTGAGGTAAACAGATCTTCAACGTAGAGAATTACTGGTCCAGATGCTCTGATGAAAGTCTGCATTTGAACCTTTGCCGAATTTTCTGCAGGGGGCAAAACGAAGCAGAGGAGCAAAATCTCCCAAGGTCAGAATAATGTCATAACATGGTTAGAAAAACTAATATATCTTGTTAATTTGATAACTCATCTATTACATTTTCTACTCTTTTCTGGCACTTGATTAGTTCATATACACAGATACACTGGATACCAATATGTGTATTTACGTATTACTAGCTCTCTTGTAGCAAACAGTTATGCAAAAATAACAAACTATGTACTTTCTAAGATATCCCAAAAACGATGTGATGCAATCATGTCagccaaaaaatatatatgagttGCTTGCTGTCAGCATGGAAGTTTAGAGAAATCAGACCCGTCACTCACCATCTTCATTCAATTTCTTCAGGAGCTGCGATTTTGAGGGAAGGGCGTACATTCCAGCAGCAACGGCTTTCCTTATGGCCCACCCATGGTGAGGAGCAAAAACCTGAGCATAAGCCTTAGATGCTGCATCCCTTAAGGAGTTGCCCCTGAAATTAGTATGCAAACGTTTTGGTCACATTTACTGAACATGCATCCAAGAGTACCAACTTTAGAATAACTGAGAAGGAACCAACACCAAAATTCAGTTTATGACTTTAACTTACTCTGTAACCAGTATTTGCTCAAACAGAATTTTAACCATATCAATCCCACGCTTAACCCTCAGCATATTCCTAGTATGGCTCCCAGCTTGCCTGACGGTGCCCTTCTGAATGTCCAACTCAACCATCTCAGGCAATTTTGAGATTGACTTGGATGCCTCCAGCAAATCATCAACCTGCACTCAATTGAGAGGAACTAAATCAGACAACACACAACAaagagatatttaaccatttgccacatttagatgtggcaattaactttttgccactggacccacatgtcattgagataggggtggcaaatagttatttgccaaatctaaaagtggcaaatagttaaaagcccccaCAACAAAAGCTCAGAAAAGCAAGTTATAGTTAAACAGGTTAATCAAGGGATGCCTAGTGGGGGAACCAAGGCGGCATTATCATCAATTTTGCAGAAGTACAAGGTCCTGATAAACAGAAAAACTGGTTTGCTAAATAGTAAACTTACGAGTAACTGCTATACTGGATAGGATTCTAACACAAACTACTAAGCATCCACCAAGTCAAAGTCATCGCAACACGGATTAGGTGATCTGATCCTGATGCGTGCAGACATTCCTACCTGACACTTGATCTAGCCATCTAGGTGAGAATTTCAGATCATTTCGACATAATCACCTAGCATTAAGCAGCTCAGATTCAGGTGATCCCCTCAATCTAGCCACAACCATgcatactacttcctccgtttcatattataagactttctagcattgtccacattcatatatatatatatatatgttaatgaatctagacatacatgtgtgcctagattcaatctatatgaatgtgggcaatgctagaaagtcttataacctgaaacggaggtagtagcaaaCAATTAATAGCCGACCTAACTCCTAAGCAGCAAAAAAAACTCATGTCAATATTCAGAATTTGGATTGAGTCATGTCAATTCAGATATATCTGAGTTGCTTGCTCTCAGCATGGAACTGTACTAGATATGATTCTAACACCAACTACTAAGCATCCACTAA from Oryza glaberrima chromosome 3, OglaRS2, whole genome shotgun sequence carries:
- the LOC127765409 gene encoding accelerated cell death 11; the protein is MGSSDGDKPLRRIAASFEELEAVAKQQAPGPAMEVGSFARACSNVSVLFGCLGIAFKFAEMDYVAKVDDLLEASKSISKLPEMVELDIQKGTVRQAGSHTRNMLRVKRGIDMVKILFEQILVTEGNSLRDAASKAYAQVFAPHHGWAIRKAVAAGMYALPSKSQLLKKLNEDENSAKVQMQTFIRASGPVILYVEDLFTSRNLGMDW